From the genome of Ignavibacteriales bacterium, one region includes:
- the trxA gene encoding thioredoxin, producing MKPITFTDDNFEAEVLQSDKPVLVDFWAVWCGPCKMIAPFVEELASELEGKAKVGKLDVDNNQESAIKYGVRSIPTVLIFKGGKVVDTIIGAVPKIQLKQKLEAAF from the coding sequence ATGAAACCTATAACTTTTACAGATGATAATTTTGAAGCAGAAGTATTGCAATCGGACAAACCGGTACTGGTAGATTTTTGGGCTGTTTGGTGCGGACCATGCAAAATGATCGCACCGTTTGTTGAGGAACTTGCGAGTGAATTAGAAGGAAAAGCAAAAGTTGGAAAACTTGATGTTGATAACAATCAAGAAAGTGCTATTAAATATGGGGTTAGAAGTATACCAACCGTATTGATATTTAAAGGCGGAAAAGTAGTCGATACAATAATTGGTGCCGTACCTAAAATTCAGCTCAAACAAAAATTGGAAGCTGCATTTTAG
- a CDS encoding SDR family oxidoreductase gives MKRNEKQEFWALILGASSGFGEATALKLANDGYNILGVHLDRQATMPNVERIINEIKSSGVEVKFFNANAADEFKRNEIINEIKSLLDGRPLVRIIMHSLAFGTLKPFVPNENEQAITKAQMEMTLDVMAHSLVYWVQDIVVNNLLSSKARIFAMTSSGSHSAIPFYGAVSAAKSALESHVRQLAVELGSKFGASVNSIMAGVTDTPALRKIPGNLNMIEIAQRKNPHGRLTTPEDVAKIISLLCKEGGEWISGGLIHADGGEDVVNYVGQGKKS, from the coding sequence ATGAAGCGTAACGAAAAACAAGAATTTTGGGCTTTGATTTTAGGTGCCTCTTCCGGTTTTGGAGAAGCAACAGCTTTAAAATTGGCAAATGACGGCTATAACATTCTTGGAGTTCACTTAGATAGACAGGCAACTATGCCTAATGTTGAACGAATTATTAATGAAATAAAATCTTCTGGTGTTGAAGTAAAATTTTTTAATGCTAATGCTGCAGATGAATTTAAAAGAAATGAAATAATCAATGAGATCAAATCTTTATTAGACGGACGGCCATTAGTCAGAATTATAATGCACTCGCTTGCATTTGGAACTTTAAAACCATTTGTGCCAAATGAAAATGAACAAGCTATTACAAAAGCTCAAATGGAAATGACTCTCGATGTAATGGCTCACTCACTTGTTTATTGGGTGCAAGATATTGTAGTAAACAATTTACTTTCTTCTAAAGCAAGAATTTTTGCAATGACAAGTTCTGGTAGCCATTCTGCAATTCCATTTTATGGAGCAGTATCAGCGGCAAAATCAGCCTTAGAATCACACGTAAGACAATTAGCAGTTGAATTAGGCAGTAAGTTTGGTGCCTCAGTTAATTCAATTATGGCTGGCGTTACGGATACACCTGCACTACGCAAAATCCCAGGTAACTTAAACATGATTGAAATAGCGCAAAGAAAAAATCCACACGGCAGATTAACTACTCCGGAAGATGTTGCAAAAATAATTTCACTTCTTTGTAAAGAAGGTGGTGAATGGATTTCAGGCGGATTAATTCATGCTGATGGCGGCGAAGATGTTGTTAATTATGTTGGACAAGGAAAAAAATCTTAA
- the dnaE gene encoding DNA polymerase III subunit alpha, translating into MSDFIHLHNHTHYSLQDGACTVDGLINAAKKHNMKSVAITDHGVMYGAAEFYNKAKKAGIKPIIGMEAYIVVDGTRFDRGKTDEISSKKKSKHYNHLILLAKNKQGYDNLSRLSTLGHTEGFYYKPRIDLELLEQYREGLICTTACAGGVVSTHLVNGNYEKARTVAKRFKDIFDDDFYLEIQDHGMEVDKPILEGMPKLSKELGIKLVATNDCHYIEPEHAIAHNILLLLSDKNGADYTHLRYGTDQVYFKSSDEMTKLFKKYKGSVENTLEIDEKIDLKLDFEGHHFPNFPIPKESKAKNLDQYMELLARQGLEKKFKTITPEIEDRFNFEIKTINEMGFPGYFLVVADFINAAKDRNIPVGPGRGSAAGSIVAYALGITNVDPLKYDLLFERFLNPARRSMPDIDVDFADDQRGDVIDYVREKYGAECVSQIITFNRLSSKAVLRDVARVLKIPIPVVNKITKFIPSKFGKVYTIDQALAEVPDLKWVKESNETDIQNLIKYAKVLEGMNRNASKHAAGVVITPDEVSKYVPLANAVSQQDIVTQYTMKDIENAGLLKMDFLGLRTLTIIRDAIDMIKKNHKVEIDIDNVPLDDEKTFSLFAKGQTTGVFQFESGPMREYLKQLHPTSLNDLAAMNALYRPGPMEFIDDFIDRKFGRKEVKYSHPILEPILKETYGIIVYQEQVIQLANKVGGMSLADADLLRRAMGKKDLKVMEDQKVVFVDGAIKNGVDKKNALDIFETIFKFANYGFNKSHAVAYSFIAYQTAYLKAYYPAEFLAANLKNEFENTDKVTKFLDDCRKLKIEVLPPDVNNPSLHFEAENGKIKFGMSAIKNVGVPAVKEIINAKNNLGRDFISIYDFCANTDNRIVSKRALEGLVLAGAFHSITKNRAQLFEVVESALDYSHKIQNSKMLSSDSLFGESSEILLKEPELPNVKPWTEKEFLAQERKVIGFYLTDHPLRRYELEFNSFASIHLGETEDLIEKSDVRVCGVVTELKTKFDKAGRTMAFFKLDDLTGSCECLMFSKAYEEFGKFIEDEEAVFAIGNLESSGDAVKMQVNKVIPMKKIANELTESFKLQISKEKITSEKLIELKDILKNHEGGIPVFINLMQNSNDKGKLFALQEIRVKISSDLLKSLTSLLGEESVMLKPK; encoded by the coding sequence ATGTCTGATTTTATTCATCTTCACAATCACACTCACTACAGCTTACAAGACGGCGCCTGTACAGTTGATGGACTAATTAACGCTGCTAAAAAACATAATATGAAATCCGTTGCAATAACGGATCACGGTGTTATGTACGGTGCTGCGGAATTTTATAACAAAGCAAAAAAAGCCGGAATCAAACCAATCATTGGCATGGAGGCTTATATTGTTGTTGATGGAACCCGTTTCGATCGAGGCAAAACCGATGAAATATCCAGCAAGAAAAAATCAAAACATTATAATCATCTAATACTGCTTGCAAAAAATAAACAAGGTTATGATAATCTTTCACGTCTTTCAACTCTTGGACACACAGAAGGATTTTACTATAAACCTAGAATTGATCTTGAATTATTGGAACAGTATCGCGAGGGTTTAATCTGCACAACTGCTTGTGCTGGCGGAGTTGTATCAACGCATCTTGTAAATGGCAATTATGAAAAAGCCCGCACAGTTGCAAAAAGGTTTAAAGATATATTTGACGATGATTTTTATTTAGAAATTCAAGACCATGGAATGGAAGTTGACAAACCGATTCTTGAAGGAATGCCGAAGCTTTCTAAGGAACTTGGAATCAAACTCGTTGCAACAAACGATTGTCATTACATCGAGCCGGAACACGCAATCGCTCATAATATTCTTTTGCTCCTATCAGATAAAAATGGTGCAGATTATACTCATTTAAGATACGGCACTGATCAGGTTTATTTTAAATCTTCCGATGAGATGACAAAACTTTTTAAGAAGTATAAAGGATCGGTTGAGAATACTCTTGAGATTGATGAAAAGATAGATTTAAAACTTGATTTTGAAGGACATCACTTTCCAAACTTTCCAATTCCAAAAGAATCAAAAGCAAAAAATCTTGATCAGTACATGGAATTGCTTGCTAGGCAGGGATTAGAGAAAAAGTTTAAAACCATTACACCGGAAATAGAAGACCGATTTAACTTTGAAATCAAAACGATAAATGAAATGGGTTTTCCTGGTTACTTCTTGGTGGTTGCCGATTTTATAAATGCAGCTAAAGATCGAAACATCCCGGTTGGCCCCGGAAGAGGAAGTGCTGCAGGAAGTATAGTGGCTTATGCTTTAGGAATCACAAACGTTGATCCGTTAAAATATGATTTATTGTTTGAAAGATTTTTAAATCCAGCAAGAAGATCGATGCCCGATATCGATGTCGATTTTGCTGATGATCAGCGTGGTGATGTGATAGATTATGTACGTGAAAAATACGGCGCCGAGTGCGTTAGCCAGATAATTACTTTTAATAGATTATCATCCAAAGCAGTGTTGCGTGATGTTGCACGTGTTTTAAAAATTCCTATTCCTGTCGTAAATAAAATTACAAAATTTATTCCTTCAAAATTTGGTAAGGTTTATACAATTGATCAGGCATTGGCAGAAGTGCCGGATTTGAAGTGGGTAAAAGAATCAAACGAAACGGATATACAAAATCTCATAAAGTATGCAAAAGTTTTGGAAGGCATGAATCGTAATGCCTCTAAGCACGCTGCAGGCGTTGTAATTACTCCGGATGAAGTAAGCAAATACGTTCCACTTGCAAACGCAGTTTCTCAGCAGGATATTGTAACACAATATACGATGAAGGATATTGAAAACGCCGGATTGCTGAAGATGGATTTTCTTGGTTTGCGTACGCTTACTATAATTCGCGATGCAATTGATATGATTAAGAAAAATCATAAAGTAGAAATTGATATCGATAATGTTCCACTTGATGATGAAAAAACTTTTTCACTATTTGCAAAAGGGCAAACAACAGGTGTGTTTCAGTTTGAATCTGGACCAATGAGGGAATATTTAAAACAGCTTCATCCAACAAGTCTAAATGATCTTGCAGCAATGAACGCTTTGTATCGTCCTGGTCCAATGGAATTTATTGATGACTTTATTGATAGAAAGTTTGGAAGAAAAGAAGTTAAATATTCACATCCAATTCTTGAGCCTATTTTAAAGGAAACTTATGGAATTATTGTTTATCAGGAACAGGTAATTCAGCTTGCAAATAAAGTAGGCGGAATGAGTTTAGCTGATGCAGACTTGCTGCGCAGAGCGATGGGTAAAAAAGATCTTAAAGTAATGGAAGATCAAAAAGTAGTTTTTGTTGATGGCGCAATTAAAAATGGTGTGGATAAAAAAAATGCCTTAGATATTTTTGAAACTATTTTCAAGTTTGCAAACTATGGATTTAATAAAAGTCATGCAGTTGCATATAGTTTTATAGCATATCAAACAGCTTACCTGAAAGCTTACTATCCGGCAGAGTTTCTGGCAGCCAACTTAAAAAATGAATTTGAAAATACAGACAAAGTAACAAAGTTTCTTGATGATTGCCGCAAGCTGAAAATAGAAGTACTGCCTCCTGATGTTAATAATCCATCGTTACACTTTGAAGCTGAAAATGGAAAAATAAAATTTGGAATGTCTGCAATTAAAAATGTTGGAGTTCCCGCAGTTAAAGAAATTATAAATGCTAAAAATAATCTTGGCAGAGATTTTATAAGCATTTATGATTTTTGCGCCAATACTGATAACCGAATTGTATCCAAGCGGGCATTGGAAGGATTAGTTCTTGCAGGTGCATTTCATTCAATTACAAAAAATCGTGCGCAGTTATTTGAGGTTGTTGAAAGCGCTTTAGATTATTCGCACAAAATTCAAAACTCAAAAATGCTTTCAAGTGATTCATTGTTTGGTGAATCATCAGAGATTTTACTTAAAGAACCGGAATTGCCAAATGTAAAACCCTGGACTGAAAAAGAATTTCTTGCGCAAGAAAGAAAAGTAATTGGTTTTTATCTTACTGATCATCCATTACGTAGATATGAACTGGAATTTAATTCTTTTGCATCGATTCATCTTGGCGAAACGGAAGACTTGATTGAGAAAAGTGATGTACGTGTTTGCGGCGTTGTTACAGAACTAAAAACTAAATTTGATAAAGCCGGTAGAACAATGGCTTTCTTTAAACTTGATGATTTAACAGGAAGCTGTGAATGTTTAATGTTCTCCAAAGCTTATGAAGAATTTGGAAAATTTATTGAAGACGAAGAAGCAGTATTTGCAATTGGAAATTTAGAAAGCAGCGGTGATGCTGTAAAGATGCAGGTTAATAAAGTCATCCCTATGAAAAAAATTGCAAATGAACTTACAGAAAGTTTCAAGTTGCAAATTAGTAAGGAAAAAATAACATCGGAAAAACTAATTGAGTTGAAAGATATTTTAAAAAATCATGAAGGCGGCATTCCGGTTTTTATTAATCTTATGCAGAACAGCAATGATAAAGGAAAACTATTTGCTCTTCAGGAAATTCGTGTAAAGATATCCTCCGATCTTTTGAAATCATTAACTTCGCTTCTTGGTGAAGAATCTGTTATGCTAAAACCAAAATAA
- the dut gene encoding dUTP diphosphatase codes for MTDAIKIKVKRLSEDFSDVALPYYATPGSAGMDIRATLKEDITLEPGKVELVSTNISVEIPLGYEIQVRPRSGLAANHSIGILNSPGTIDSDYRGEVKIILMNFGKENFKISNGDRIAQLIVSKVYNAKMVEVQDLNSSSRGKGGFGHTGKK; via the coding sequence ATGACTGACGCGATTAAAATTAAAGTGAAAAGATTAAGTGAAGACTTTTCAGATGTTGCACTTCCGTACTACGCAACACCCGGAAGTGCCGGAATGGATATACGAGCAACGCTAAAAGAAGATATAACTTTAGAACCAGGTAAAGTTGAATTGGTATCTACAAATATTTCTGTTGAAATTCCTTTAGGATATGAAATACAAGTAAGACCAAGAAGCGGTTTGGCTGCAAATCATAGTATTGGAATTCTAAACTCTCCCGGAACAATTGATTCTGATTACCGTGGTGAAGTGAAAATAATTTTAATGAATTTTGGAAAAGAAAATTTTAAAATTTCCAATGGTGATAGAATTGCGCAATTGATTGTTTCAAAAGTTTATAATGCAAAAATGGTTGAAGTGCAGGATTTAAATTCTTCTAGTCGTGGTAAAGGTGGATTTGGACATACTGGGAAGAAATAA
- a CDS encoding oligosaccharide flippase family protein: MKEKLKELTKDTAIYGISTMLGRFLNFLLVPFFTNVFLPSEYGTVNILYAYIAIFNIIFLYGMDSAFLKFAAFKDIGDEKENFSTPYISVFLTSIVFILLILLLKHPIAIFLDVDGGKSYLIILSALILFFDANVVIPFLKLRLERKAKLFSLLKVGNIFINIILNVYLILKLKWGIEAIFVSNLAASVLTLFFILPTIIKNFRFSFHNELFKRLLKFGLPYLPAGIAVMLVQVIDVPILQKLTDLKTVGVYKANYKLGIFMMLFVNMFQYAWQPFFLNNAKEENAKELFSKVLTYFTIVGSTLLVFLSLFIDDIVKINFGGFSLIGSDYWGGLYIIPVILLAYLFNGFYVVFSAGIYIEEKSIYAPIVAGFGAITNVAANYLLIPHFNIMGAAFATLFSYVVMASGYYIVTQKYYKINYDYIKLSKVIMATFFIGIVYYLLMYGGFLNIYYKIILAIIFVSYVLLNVIEKNEMNFIKTKLLRR, translated from the coding sequence ATGAAAGAAAAACTAAAAGAGCTTACCAAAGACACCGCTATTTACGGCATCAGTACGATGCTTGGCAGATTTCTTAATTTTTTGCTCGTTCCATTTTTCACTAATGTCTTTTTACCCTCTGAATACGGCACTGTAAACATTCTTTATGCCTACATAGCCATTTTTAATATAATTTTTCTATATGGGATGGATTCTGCATTCTTAAAGTTTGCCGCATTTAAAGATATTGGTGATGAAAAAGAAAATTTTTCAACTCCTTATATAAGTGTATTTTTAACATCAATCGTATTTATTTTACTAATACTACTGCTCAAACATCCCATTGCAATATTTCTAGATGTTGATGGTGGTAAATCTTATTTGATTATTCTCTCAGCATTAATTTTATTTTTTGATGCAAATGTTGTAATCCCATTTTTAAAATTAAGACTTGAACGAAAAGCTAAATTGTTTTCTCTATTAAAGGTTGGCAATATTTTTATAAATATTATTCTAAATGTTTATTTAATTTTAAAATTAAAATGGGGAATAGAAGCCATATTTGTGAGTAATTTGGCAGCCTCAGTATTAACCTTATTTTTTATTCTTCCTACTATCATAAAAAATTTCCGATTCAGTTTTCATAATGAATTGTTTAAAAGATTATTAAAGTTTGGATTACCTTATCTACCAGCAGGAATTGCGGTAATGCTTGTCCAGGTAATTGACGTTCCAATCCTTCAAAAACTTACAGACCTAAAAACAGTTGGAGTTTATAAAGCCAATTACAAATTGGGAATTTTTATGATGCTTTTTGTAAATATGTTTCAGTACGCCTGGCAGCCATTTTTTCTTAATAACGCAAAAGAAGAAAACGCAAAAGAATTATTTTCAAAGGTATTAACTTATTTTACAATTGTTGGAAGTACATTGCTAGTGTTTCTTTCGCTCTTTATTGACGATATAGTAAAAATAAATTTTGGTGGATTTTCTTTAATCGGTTCAGACTATTGGGGTGGATTGTACATAATTCCTGTTATACTTCTTGCTTATCTGTTTAATGGATTTTACGTCGTGTTTTCTGCAGGAATTTATATTGAAGAAAAAAGTATTTATGCTCCTATTGTTGCAGGATTTGGTGCAATTACAAATGTTGCTGCAAACTATTTATTGATCCCACACTTTAACATTATGGGTGCAGCGTTTGCAACGCTTTTTAGTTATGTTGTGATGGCTTCGGGTTATTATATCGTTACTCAAAAGTATTACAAAATAAATTATGATTATATAAAATTATCCAAAGTTATAATGGCAACATTTTTTATTGGTATAGTTTATTATCTATTAATGTATGGTGGATTTTTAAATATTTATTACAAAATAATTCTCGCAATCATTTTTGTATCTTATGTATTACTAAATGTGATTGAAAAAAATGAAATGAATTTTATTAAAACTAAACTGTTACGGAGATAA
- the nadC gene encoding carboxylating nicotinate-nucleotide diphosphorylase: protein MNKSIIKIINNALKEDVKTGDITTKATISKSKRAVGNFLVKDVGIIAGLEIAKAVFKTVDSKIKFEIKINDGSKVKNGDIAAIVTGKAQSLLTAERTALNFLQRMSGIATLANIFSENIKHTKAKIIDTRKTVPGLRELDKLAVKLGGCANHRIGLYDMFLIKDNHIELAGSITKAVEACVKYNKKHRTKFKIEVETKGLKEVHEALKTKANIIMLDNFEIEEMKKAVALINGKCKVEASGGVNLNTVKSIAETGVDFISVGALTHSVKALDISLELTI, encoded by the coding sequence ATGAACAAATCGATTATTAAAATTATTAACAACGCTTTAAAGGAAGATGTAAAAACCGGAGATATCACAACTAAAGCTACTATTTCTAAATCAAAAAGAGCTGTTGGCAATTTTCTTGTAAAGGATGTTGGAATTATTGCAGGATTGGAAATTGCAAAAGCAGTCTTTAAAACAGTAGATTCAAAAATAAAATTTGAAATAAAAATTAATGATGGTTCGAAAGTAAAAAATGGTGATATTGCAGCAATCGTTACTGGTAAAGCGCAATCATTATTAACCGCAGAGCGTACTGCACTAAACTTTTTGCAAAGAATGAGCGGCATTGCAACTCTTGCAAATATTTTTTCTGAAAATATAAAGCACACTAAAGCCAAAATAATTGATACACGAAAAACGGTTCCTGGTTTGCGTGAACTTGATAAACTAGCTGTTAAACTTGGCGGTTGTGCAAATCATCGAATTGGCTTGTACGATATGTTTTTAATTAAAGATAATCATATTGAACTTGCTGGGTCCATTACTAAAGCGGTTGAGGCTTGTGTTAAGTACAACAAAAAACATCGCACAAAATTTAAAATTGAAGTTGAAACAAAAGGTCTAAAAGAAGTTCATGAAGCACTTAAAACCAAAGCAAATATAATAATGCTTGACAATTTTGAAATTGAAGAGATGAAAAAAGCTGTTGCTTTGATAAATGGCAAATGTAAAGTTGAAGCATCAGGTGGAGTAAACTTAAATACAGTAAAATCAATTGCTGAAACCGGTGTCGATTTTATTTCGGTCGGTGCTTTAACACATAGTGTAAAAGCGTTGGATATTTCACTCGAGCTTACGATTTAA
- a CDS encoding acyl-CoA thioesterase, whose amino-acid sequence MLKHYTEIRIRYADTDQMRFAYNGKYFEYFEVGRTEMMREVGLPYNEIEQNGFFMPVIETKIHFLSPAYYDEVLLIETRVENLPASKVHIDHIIKAKERDVVICEGYVELAFLDAKTNRPTRAPKVFIDAVKKYYE is encoded by the coding sequence ATGCTAAAACATTACACGGAAATTAGAATAAGATATGCAGATACTGATCAAATGAGATTTGCATACAACGGAAAATATTTTGAATACTTTGAAGTTGGCCGAACTGAAATGATGCGGGAAGTTGGATTACCGTACAATGAAATTGAGCAAAATGGATTTTTTATGCCTGTTATAGAAACAAAAATTCATTTTCTATCTCCTGCTTATTATGATGAAGTTTTACTAATTGAAACTCGCGTTGAAAATTTACCAGCAAGTAAAGTCCACATTGATCATATTATTAAAGCTAAAGAAAGAGATGTTGTGATTTGCGAAGGTTATGTTGAGTTAGCTTTTCTTGATGCAAAAACAAACAGGCCAACTCGCGCTCCCAAAGTTTTTATTGATGCAGTAAAAAAATATTATGAGTAG
- a CDS encoding acetyl-CoA carboxylase carboxyltransferase subunit alpha, whose translation MAKTILDFEKPIYELESKLDEMKKFSDNLDIEHDVVRLEEKVRQLKEQLYKDLTRWQRVQLARHPDRPYTLDYIYAMSDSFVELHGDRAFKDDKAIVGGLASIGNHKVVIMGQQKGRDTKSNVYRNFGMMNPEGYRKALRLMKLAEKFNHPVITLIDTPGAFPGLEAEERGQAEAIARNLFEMSKLKVPIVVVIIGEGASGGALGIGVGDRILMLENCWYSVISPESCSSILWRSWEYKEQAAEALKLTAPDLLEQGIIDRIISEPFGGAHKNHSEAADNLKAAIIEELDNLIKVKPEKLVDNRIEKFGKMGVFTE comes from the coding sequence ATGGCAAAAACAATCTTAGATTTTGAAAAACCAATTTATGAGTTAGAATCTAAATTAGATGAAATGAAAAAATTCTCCGATAACCTAGATATCGAACACGATGTTGTTAGACTCGAAGAGAAAGTAAGACAGTTGAAAGAACAACTATATAAAGATCTAACAAGATGGCAGAGAGTTCAACTAGCTCGGCATCCTGATAGACCTTACACGCTCGATTACATTTATGCTATGTCTGATTCGTTTGTTGAGTTGCATGGCGATAGAGCTTTTAAAGATGATAAAGCAATTGTCGGTGGACTCGCATCAATCGGAAATCATAAAGTTGTGATCATGGGTCAGCAAAAGGGGAGAGATACAAAATCCAACGTTTACAGAAATTTTGGAATGATGAATCCTGAAGGTTACCGCAAAGCTTTACGCTTGATGAAACTTGCTGAAAAGTTTAATCATCCTGTTATAACTTTGATTGATACTCCAGGTGCTTTTCCTGGACTGGAAGCAGAGGAACGCGGACAAGCAGAAGCGATTGCCAGAAATTTATTTGAGATGAGTAAACTTAAAGTTCCAATTGTAGTTGTGATAATTGGTGAAGGTGCGAGCGGCGGAGCTTTAGGCATTGGCGTTGGTGATAGAATTTTAATGTTGGAAAATTGCTGGTACTCTGTTATCAGTCCTGAATCTTGTTCTTCTATTTTATGGCGAAGCTGGGAATACAAAGAACAAGCTGCCGAAGCTCTAAAATTAACTGCTCCGGATTTATTAGAGCAGGGAATAATTGATAGAATAATAAGCGAACCTTTTGGCGGCGCTCATAAAAATCATTCGGAAGCAGCTGACAATTTAAAGGCTGCTATTATTGAAGAACTTGATAATCTTATAAAAGTAAAACCTGAAAAGCTTGTTGATAACAGAATCGAAAAATTTGGTAAGATGGGTGTTTTTACTGAGTAA
- a CDS encoding glycosyltransferase — translation MDLSIIIVNYNVKEFLQNLIHSIEKASLNLKKEIIIVDNASDDGSVEFIKEKFPHVKLIANQKNLGFGKANNIGLKHAGGKFILLINPDTLVAEDTFEKMIKFFENNLEAGLAGCKILNPDGTLQLACRRSFPGPWTSFTKVTGLSSLFPNNKIFARYNLTYLDENKTYEVDAISGSFMMMRKEVYEKVGGFDEQFFMYGEDLDLCYRIQKAGFKVYYIHSTQIIHYKGESTKRSSLDETKVFYNAMHLFVKKHLSSSLLIGFILRSAIAVRSVFAFLGVRKLLILSVVLDFIFFDVCLFAAEKIYHQMSNWSGFPVFAIPIVYTVPALIQVFVSFVIGNYKKDKLSITKTIFSILISLPILTSLTFFFKNFAFSRAIVLITYSFLFIALGLWRIIFKIIFKASLVDEDLKQKKTLIVGLDNSAIQIGKKIRKKKTDRRTVIGLIGFSNKNIGKKLESFEVIGTDQNIKRIIKENNINEVIFSSGDLSYNKMMEIVSRCRDENVDFKIAGNNLDFIVGKTAVTMLDDMPVIDLNYNISQPQLRLIKKLFDYSITIPSLFLIYPFIFFKSKLANTHSDFTKFILGFPEVVSGKVSLVGPNKSVSNEDNILGKTGLTGYWYIENDNSEELEKLNFYYAKNQNIWLDLEILAKSFNKMWSNK, via the coding sequence TTGGATCTTTCAATAATCATAGTAAACTACAACGTTAAAGAATTCCTACAGAATTTAATTCACTCAATTGAAAAAGCATCTCTCAATCTTAAAAAAGAAATTATTATAGTTGATAACGCTTCTGATGACGGCAGTGTTGAATTTATAAAAGAAAAATTTCCGCATGTAAAATTAATTGCAAATCAAAAAAATCTTGGATTTGGAAAAGCAAATAATATTGGTTTGAAACATGCAGGTGGCAAATTCATACTGCTTATAAATCCCGATACGCTTGTTGCAGAAGATACTTTTGAAAAAATGATCAAGTTTTTTGAAAACAATTTAGAAGCAGGATTAGCCGGATGTAAAATATTAAATCCTGATGGTACATTGCAACTTGCTTGCAGAAGAAGCTTTCCCGGTCCATGGACATCCTTTACAAAAGTAACAGGACTCAGCTCTCTGTTTCCTAACAATAAAATATTTGCTCGTTACAATCTGACTTATCTTGATGAAAATAAAACTTACGAAGTTGACGCAATTTCTGGTTCTTTTATGATGATGAGAAAAGAAGTTTATGAAAAAGTTGGCGGATTTGATGAACAGTTTTTTATGTATGGCGAAGACTTAGACTTATGTTATCGAATTCAAAAAGCCGGATTTAAAGTTTACTACATTCATTCAACTCAAATAATTCATTATAAAGGTGAAAGCACTAAACGCAGCAGTTTAGACGAGACAAAAGTATTTTATAATGCAATGCATTTATTTGTTAAAAAACATCTATCAAGTTCTTTGCTTATCGGATTTATTTTAAGAAGTGCAATTGCAGTGCGCAGTGTGTTTGCGTTTTTGGGCGTAAGAAAATTATTAATACTTTCTGTAGTTCTCGATTTTATTTTCTTTGATGTTTGTTTGTTCGCCGCTGAAAAAATATATCATCAAATGAGCAACTGGAGCGGATTTCCTGTTTTCGCAATTCCGATTGTTTACACTGTACCGGCATTAATTCAAGTTTTTGTTTCGTTTGTAATTGGTAATTATAAAAAGGATAAACTCTCCATTACAAAAACTATTTTTTCAATATTAATTAGTTTACCCATTCTAACTTCATTAACATTTTTCTTTAAAAATTTTGCATTCAGTCGTGCGATTGTTCTTATTACTTACTCGTTTTTATTTATTGCACTTGGTTTATGGCGTATTATCTTTAAAATTATTTTTAAAGCAAGTTTAGTTGATGAAGACTTAAAACAGAAAAAAACTTTGATTGTAGGTTTAGATAACAGTGCAATTCAGATTGGGAAAAAAATACGAAAGAAAAAAACAGATAGAAGAACTGTAATTGGATTGATTGGATTTTCAAATAAAAACATTGGTAAAAAACTTGAATCGTTTGAAGTTATTGGTACCGATCAAAATATAAAACGCATTATTAAAGAGAATAACATTAATGAAGTAATATTTTCATCCGGCGATTTGTCATACAACAAGATGATGGAAATTGTTTCTCGGTGCCGTGATGAAAATGTTGACTTTAAAATCGCTGGAAACAATCTGGATTTTATAGTTGGCAAAACTGCTGTCACTATGTTAGATGATATGCCTGTTATTGATTTAAATTATAACATTTCACAGCCGCAATTAAGATTAATAAAAAAGCTGTTTGATTATTCAATCACAATACCATCTTTGTTTTTGATTTATCCTTTCATATTTTTCAAGAGTAAACTGGCAAATACGCACTCAGATTTTACAAAATTTATTTTAGGGTTTCCAGAAGTTGTAAGCGGTAAAGTTAGTCTTGTTGGTCCAAATAAATCCGTCTCAAATGAGGATAATATTTTAGGTAAAACAGGTTTAACCGGATATTGGTATATTGAAAATGATAATTCGGAAGAGTTAGAAAAACTAAATTTTTATTACGCAAAAAATCAAAACATTTGGCTTGATTTGGAAATACTTGCTAAATCATTCAACAAAATGTGGAGCAATAAGTAG